The following coding sequences are from one Alkalinema sp. FACHB-956 window:
- the ndhI gene encoding NAD(P)H-quinone oxidoreductase subunit I, giving the protein MLKFLKQVSDYTKEAVQAAKYIGQGLSVTFDHMQRRPVTVQYPYEKLIPSERFRGRIHYEFDKCIACEVCVRVCPINLPVVDWEFNKETKKKELRHYSIDFGVCIFCGNCVEYCPTNCLSMTEEYELAAYDRHELNYDNVALGRLPYKVTNDPMVTPLREFAYLPKGVVEPHGLPSGSQRAGQRPDEIAATLKKSSATPTEEAK; this is encoded by the coding sequence ATGCTGAAGTTTCTTAAGCAAGTCAGCGACTACACCAAAGAAGCCGTCCAAGCTGCAAAGTACATCGGCCAAGGATTGTCGGTCACCTTTGACCACATGCAACGGCGACCTGTGACAGTCCAGTATCCCTACGAAAAACTGATTCCCTCAGAACGATTTCGAGGACGGATCCACTACGAATTTGATAAGTGTATTGCCTGTGAAGTTTGCGTGCGGGTTTGTCCCATTAACCTGCCGGTTGTTGACTGGGAATTTAACAAAGAAACGAAGAAAAAGGAACTGCGTCATTACAGCATTGACTTCGGTGTTTGTATTTTCTGCGGCAACTGTGTGGAGTACTGTCCCACTAACTGCCTGTCTATGACGGAGGAATATGAACTGGCCGCCTACGATCGTCACGAGTTGAACTACGACAACGTGGCCCTTGGACGGTTGCCCTACAAGGTGACCAACGATCCGATGGTGACGCCGCTGCGAGAATTTGCCTATCTACCTAAGGGAGTTGTGGAACCCCATGGTTTGCCATCAGGTTCGCAGCGGGCAGGTCAGCGGCCTGACGAGATTGCAGCTACGTTGAAAAAATCATCGGCCACTCCGACGGAAGAGGCCAAGTAA